From a region of the Oscarella lobularis chromosome 7, ooOscLobu1.1, whole genome shotgun sequence genome:
- the LOC136188736 gene encoding cysteine--tRNA ligase, mitochondrial-like isoform X3, which produces MKHHFGLAIHQVMGITDIDDKIIVKAKELGEPASVVAQRYEDDFLEDMASLGVLPPDRYTRVTDYIPEIVHFIEEIVAKGYGYTASDGSVYFDTDAYGDQYGKLQFGIGQEVSDESTHSEKKCPRDFALWKGAKPGEPLWPGPKGYMKGRPGWHIECSAMASFVFGPSLDIHTGGIDLLFPHHNNEIAQCEACHSVEQWCNYFLHSGHLSVSQEKMSKSLGNYVTIKDFLKKYSASQFRIFCLLSSYRSGIEYTESSLKEAVSLEKKLSSFLESCGSYVRGQMVGGDIIESDLLLELSTCQRDVLSSFADDFDTATAMKRLLRLVHITNRQLFSDANVIAGRNPSSVAAVAGFVESQMELLGCNLSSSQGSECMNSDVMDTVIDFRSRIRQLAKASNDPLKAEVLLACDELREKLKAQAGITVKDSNCGATWQMKRGR; this is translated from the exons ATGAAACACCACTTCGGCTTGGCCATTCACCAGGTGATGGGAATCACGGACATCGACGATAAAATCATTGTTAAAGCAAAAGAG TTAGGGGAGCCGGCTAGCGTGGTCGCGCAGCGATACGAGGACGATTTTTTGGAAGACATGGCTTCTTTGGGG GTTTTGCCGCCAGATCGTTATACTCGCGTTACCGATTATATTCCGGAAATTGTCCATTTTATTGAGGAAATAGTGGCAAAAGGATATGGCTATACGGCGTCTGACG GTAGCGTCTACTTTGACACGGATGCATATGGTGACCAGTACGGGAAACTTCAGTTCGGCATTGGCCAAGAGGTTTCTGATGAAAGCACTC ATTCTGAGAAAAAATGCCCAAGGGATTTTGCCCTTTGGAAAGGTGCAAAGCCAGGTGAACCCTTGTGGCCTGGGCCAAAGGGATACATGAAAGGGAGACCAGGATGGCACATTGAATGCTCTGCTATGGCTTC CTTTGTATTTGGCCCATCATTGGACATTCATACTGGAGGCATtgatcttctctttcctcaTCACAATAACGAAATTGCCCAGTGTGAGGCATGCCACTCTGTTGAGCAGTGGTGCAACTACTTTCTCCATTCCG GCCACCTTAGCGTCAGTCAGGAAAAAATGTCCAAGTCATTGGGAAATTACGTAACTATAAAG GATTTTCTTAAGAAGTATTCTGCAAGCCAGTTTCGTATTTTCTGTCTACTTAGCAGCTACAGATCAG GTATTGAATACACTGAATCAAGTCTGAAGGAAGCCGTGTCTcttgaaaagaaattatCCTCGTTTTTGGAAAGCTGTGGGTCCTACGTTCGTGGGCAGATGGTAGGAGGAGACATAATTGAATCCGACCTTCTACTGGA ACTGTCCACGTGTCAAAGAGATGTACTGTCGTCGTTTGCAGATGATTTCGACACTGCCACGGCAATGAAGCGACTTCTCAGATTAGTTCATATTACTAACCGTCAGCTGTTTTCCGAC GCGAATGTAATTGCGGGACGGAACCCGTCTTCTGTTGCTGCTGTCGCGGGTTTCGTAGAGTCTCAAATGGAACTTCTCGGATGTAAcctctcttcttctcag GGATCCGAGTGTAtgaattctgacgtcatggaCACTGTCATTGACTTTAGAAGTCGTATTCGTCAGTTGGCGAAGGCGTCGAATGATCCATTGAAAGCTGAAGTACTTCTAGCGTGCGATGAATTAAGGGAAAAGCTCAAAGCTCAAGCTGGAATTACAGTAAAG GACTCAAACTGTGGCGCTACCTGGCAGATGAAGAGGGGCAGGTAA
- the LOC136188736 gene encoding cysteine--tRNA ligase, mitochondrial-like isoform X1 gives MATRAAKRVFCPCRWFYSTSKWSSPQQLHRWHEPDGVRTKILVYNSLTRSKVPLVVPKSKPISWYQCGPTVYDHSHLGHACSYVRFDVLRRIMKHHFGLAIHQVMGITDIDDKIIVKAKELGEPASVVAQRYEDDFLEDMASLGVLPPDRYTRVTDYIPEIVHFIEEIVAKGYGYTASDGSVYFDTDAYGDQYGKLQFGIGQEVSDESTHSEKKCPRDFALWKGAKPGEPLWPGPKGYMKGRPGWHIECSAMASFVFGPSLDIHTGGIDLLFPHHNNEIAQCEACHSVEQWCNYFLHSGHLSVSQEKMSKSLGNYVTIKDFLKKYSASQFRIFCLLSSYRSGIEYTESSLKEAVSLEKKLSSFLESCGSYVRGQMVGGDIIESDLLLELSTCQRDVLSSFADDFDTATAMKRLLRLVHITNRQLFSDANVIAGRNPSSVAAVAGFVESQMELLGCNLSSSQGSECMNSDVMDTVIDFRSRIRQLAKASNDPLKAEVLLACDELREKLKAQAGITVKDSNCGATWQMKRGR, from the exons ATggcgacgagagcggcgaAACGAGTCTTCTGCCCTTGCCGCTGGTTTTATTCGACCTCAAAGTGGTCGTCGCCTCAGCAACTTCATCGATGGCACGAACCGGACGGCGTTCGAACGAAAATTCTCGTCTACAACAGCCTAACACGCTCGAAAGTTCCCCTCGTCGTTCCGAAATCCAAACCAATATCATG GTACCAATGCGGACCCACAGTGTACGACCACTCTCACTTGGGCCATGCCTG CTCCTACGTGCGATTCGATGTGCTGCGACGCATCATGAAACACCACTTCGGCTTGGCCATTCACCAGGTGATGGGAATCACGGACATCGACGATAAAATCATTGTTAAAGCAAAAGAG TTAGGGGAGCCGGCTAGCGTGGTCGCGCAGCGATACGAGGACGATTTTTTGGAAGACATGGCTTCTTTGGGG GTTTTGCCGCCAGATCGTTATACTCGCGTTACCGATTATATTCCGGAAATTGTCCATTTTATTGAGGAAATAGTGGCAAAAGGATATGGCTATACGGCGTCTGACG GTAGCGTCTACTTTGACACGGATGCATATGGTGACCAGTACGGGAAACTTCAGTTCGGCATTGGCCAAGAGGTTTCTGATGAAAGCACTC ATTCTGAGAAAAAATGCCCAAGGGATTTTGCCCTTTGGAAAGGTGCAAAGCCAGGTGAACCCTTGTGGCCTGGGCCAAAGGGATACATGAAAGGGAGACCAGGATGGCACATTGAATGCTCTGCTATGGCTTC CTTTGTATTTGGCCCATCATTGGACATTCATACTGGAGGCATtgatcttctctttcctcaTCACAATAACGAAATTGCCCAGTGTGAGGCATGCCACTCTGTTGAGCAGTGGTGCAACTACTTTCTCCATTCCG GCCACCTTAGCGTCAGTCAGGAAAAAATGTCCAAGTCATTGGGAAATTACGTAACTATAAAG GATTTTCTTAAGAAGTATTCTGCAAGCCAGTTTCGTATTTTCTGTCTACTTAGCAGCTACAGATCAG GTATTGAATACACTGAATCAAGTCTGAAGGAAGCCGTGTCTcttgaaaagaaattatCCTCGTTTTTGGAAAGCTGTGGGTCCTACGTTCGTGGGCAGATGGTAGGAGGAGACATAATTGAATCCGACCTTCTACTGGA ACTGTCCACGTGTCAAAGAGATGTACTGTCGTCGTTTGCAGATGATTTCGACACTGCCACGGCAATGAAGCGACTTCTCAGATTAGTTCATATTACTAACCGTCAGCTGTTTTCCGAC GCGAATGTAATTGCGGGACGGAACCCGTCTTCTGTTGCTGCTGTCGCGGGTTTCGTAGAGTCTCAAATGGAACTTCTCGGATGTAAcctctcttcttctcag GGATCCGAGTGTAtgaattctgacgtcatggaCACTGTCATTGACTTTAGAAGTCGTATTCGTCAGTTGGCGAAGGCGTCGAATGATCCATTGAAAGCTGAAGTACTTCTAGCGTGCGATGAATTAAGGGAAAAGCTCAAAGCTCAAGCTGGAATTACAGTAAAG GACTCAAACTGTGGCGCTACCTGGCAGATGAAGAGGGGCAGGTAA
- the LOC136188736 gene encoding cysteine--tRNA ligase, mitochondrial-like isoform X2, with product MATRAAKRVFCPCRWFYSTSKWSSPQQLHRWHEPDGVRTKILVYNSLTRSKVPLVVPKSKPISCSYVRFDVLRRIMKHHFGLAIHQVMGITDIDDKIIVKAKELGEPASVVAQRYEDDFLEDMASLGVLPPDRYTRVTDYIPEIVHFIEEIVAKGYGYTASDGSVYFDTDAYGDQYGKLQFGIGQEVSDESTHSEKKCPRDFALWKGAKPGEPLWPGPKGYMKGRPGWHIECSAMASFVFGPSLDIHTGGIDLLFPHHNNEIAQCEACHSVEQWCNYFLHSGHLSVSQEKMSKSLGNYVTIKDFLKKYSASQFRIFCLLSSYRSGIEYTESSLKEAVSLEKKLSSFLESCGSYVRGQMVGGDIIESDLLLELSTCQRDVLSSFADDFDTATAMKRLLRLVHITNRQLFSDANVIAGRNPSSVAAVAGFVESQMELLGCNLSSSQGSECMNSDVMDTVIDFRSRIRQLAKASNDPLKAEVLLACDELREKLKAQAGITVKDSNCGATWQMKRGR from the exons ATggcgacgagagcggcgaAACGAGTCTTCTGCCCTTGCCGCTGGTTTTATTCGACCTCAAAGTGGTCGTCGCCTCAGCAACTTCATCGATGGCACGAACCGGACGGCGTTCGAACGAAAATTCTCGTCTACAACAGCCTAACACGCTCGAAAGTTCCCCTCGTCGTTCCGAAATCCAAACCAATATCATG CTCCTACGTGCGATTCGATGTGCTGCGACGCATCATGAAACACCACTTCGGCTTGGCCATTCACCAGGTGATGGGAATCACGGACATCGACGATAAAATCATTGTTAAAGCAAAAGAG TTAGGGGAGCCGGCTAGCGTGGTCGCGCAGCGATACGAGGACGATTTTTTGGAAGACATGGCTTCTTTGGGG GTTTTGCCGCCAGATCGTTATACTCGCGTTACCGATTATATTCCGGAAATTGTCCATTTTATTGAGGAAATAGTGGCAAAAGGATATGGCTATACGGCGTCTGACG GTAGCGTCTACTTTGACACGGATGCATATGGTGACCAGTACGGGAAACTTCAGTTCGGCATTGGCCAAGAGGTTTCTGATGAAAGCACTC ATTCTGAGAAAAAATGCCCAAGGGATTTTGCCCTTTGGAAAGGTGCAAAGCCAGGTGAACCCTTGTGGCCTGGGCCAAAGGGATACATGAAAGGGAGACCAGGATGGCACATTGAATGCTCTGCTATGGCTTC CTTTGTATTTGGCCCATCATTGGACATTCATACTGGAGGCATtgatcttctctttcctcaTCACAATAACGAAATTGCCCAGTGTGAGGCATGCCACTCTGTTGAGCAGTGGTGCAACTACTTTCTCCATTCCG GCCACCTTAGCGTCAGTCAGGAAAAAATGTCCAAGTCATTGGGAAATTACGTAACTATAAAG GATTTTCTTAAGAAGTATTCTGCAAGCCAGTTTCGTATTTTCTGTCTACTTAGCAGCTACAGATCAG GTATTGAATACACTGAATCAAGTCTGAAGGAAGCCGTGTCTcttgaaaagaaattatCCTCGTTTTTGGAAAGCTGTGGGTCCTACGTTCGTGGGCAGATGGTAGGAGGAGACATAATTGAATCCGACCTTCTACTGGA ACTGTCCACGTGTCAAAGAGATGTACTGTCGTCGTTTGCAGATGATTTCGACACTGCCACGGCAATGAAGCGACTTCTCAGATTAGTTCATATTACTAACCGTCAGCTGTTTTCCGAC GCGAATGTAATTGCGGGACGGAACCCGTCTTCTGTTGCTGCTGTCGCGGGTTTCGTAGAGTCTCAAATGGAACTTCTCGGATGTAAcctctcttcttctcag GGATCCGAGTGTAtgaattctgacgtcatggaCACTGTCATTGACTTTAGAAGTCGTATTCGTCAGTTGGCGAAGGCGTCGAATGATCCATTGAAAGCTGAAGTACTTCTAGCGTGCGATGAATTAAGGGAAAAGCTCAAAGCTCAAGCTGGAATTACAGTAAAG GACTCAAACTGTGGCGCTACCTGGCAGATGAAGAGGGGCAGGTAA